One part of the Halobacteriovorax vibrionivorans genome encodes these proteins:
- the secA gene encoding preprotein translocase subunit SecA produces the protein MFNPLKSLFGTKHDRDIKKLMPIVNEINSLEAQMEKMSDDELKAQTPKFKKLIEDGAKLDDILPEVFATVREASKRVLGMRPYDVQIIGGIVLYKGIIAEMKTGEGKTLTAALPLYLKALEGKGAHLVTVNDYLAQRDAKEMGELYNWLGLSVGCIIADMEDEDRQKAYGADITYGTNNEFAFDYLRDNMKFSLEEYVQRDFHYCIVDEVDSILIDEARTPLLISGPSEGSSDLYGVANQIIPKLTIEKHFTIDEKAMSAIFTEEGILKVQEMLKVDNLFDVEHSSLLHHLNQALRAHHLFKKDANYIIKDGEIIIVDEFTGRLKTGSRWSDGLHQAIEAKEGVEIKQENQTLASITFQNYFKMYANLAGMTGTADTEAEEFKKIYNLDVIVIPTNLPIARIDEADVIYKNKKAKHKAIINLIKELNEKGQPVLVGTITVESSNLLSAELEKAGIKHNVLNAKQHGKEAGIIENAGVKGTVTIATNMAGRGTDIKINDEVKSLGGLYILCTERHESRRIDNQLRGRSGRQGDPGHSKFFLSLEDDLMRIFGSDRIAKVMNTLGMEEDEPIEHSMITNAIAKAQKKVETHNFEIRKHLLDFDNVMNEQRRVIYRIRRDILSDNDNRGFVDEMTEDVADDLFNTYRPQKKVPLEDLPWEDMKSGFSTTFNTDYEVSAVECSNKFSGDVSKYFEETAKEILKSKLAGYDEQQVTLALREILLSTFDQHWKDHLRNMDHLKEGINLKAYAQKDPLNEYKREAFGLFEQMRIEVKKSVVRNMFTVKLYTQEEIEVLRREQEEELQRQLDALKAKRIAEEEGREEPKQQAPRSRGQVKVGRNDPCPCGSGKKYKHCHGS, from the coding sequence ATGTTTAATCCGCTTAAATCACTATTTGGTACTAAGCACGATCGCGATATCAAAAAGCTTATGCCAATTGTTAATGAAATCAACTCTCTTGAAGCTCAGATGGAAAAGATGAGCGATGATGAGCTCAAGGCCCAAACACCAAAGTTTAAGAAATTAATTGAAGATGGTGCAAAGCTTGATGACATTCTCCCAGAAGTTTTTGCAACGGTAAGAGAGGCATCAAAAAGAGTTCTCGGCATGAGACCTTATGATGTACAAATCATCGGTGGTATTGTTCTTTACAAGGGAATCATTGCAGAAATGAAGACCGGTGAAGGTAAGACACTAACAGCGGCCCTTCCACTATACTTAAAGGCACTTGAAGGAAAAGGTGCTCACCTCGTTACTGTTAACGACTACCTAGCTCAACGTGATGCTAAGGAGATGGGTGAACTTTATAATTGGCTTGGTTTAAGTGTTGGTTGCATTATTGCTGATATGGAAGACGAAGATCGCCAAAAAGCATATGGCGCTGACATTACATACGGAACAAATAATGAATTTGCCTTTGATTATCTAAGAGATAATATGAAGTTCTCTCTTGAAGAATATGTTCAAAGAGACTTTCACTACTGTATTGTGGATGAGGTTGACTCAATCCTTATTGATGAAGCAAGAACTCCACTACTTATCTCTGGGCCATCGGAAGGAAGTTCAGATCTATATGGTGTAGCAAACCAAATTATTCCAAAGCTTACGATTGAGAAGCATTTCACTATTGATGAAAAAGCAATGAGTGCGATCTTTACGGAAGAAGGGATTTTAAAAGTTCAAGAAATGCTTAAGGTTGATAACCTATTTGATGTTGAACACTCTTCACTTCTCCACCACCTAAATCAAGCTCTTCGTGCTCATCACCTATTTAAGAAAGATGCAAACTATATCATCAAAGACGGTGAGATTATTATCGTCGATGAATTCACAGGTCGTCTTAAAACAGGTTCTCGTTGGTCAGACGGTCTACACCAGGCAATTGAAGCAAAAGAAGGTGTAGAAATTAAGCAAGAAAACCAAACTCTTGCATCGATTACATTTCAAAACTACTTCAAAATGTATGCAAACCTTGCAGGTATGACTGGTACTGCAGACACAGAAGCAGAAGAATTTAAAAAGATCTACAACTTAGATGTAATTGTTATCCCAACAAATCTTCCAATTGCACGTATTGATGAAGCTGATGTTATCTATAAGAATAAGAAAGCAAAGCATAAGGCCATCATTAACTTAATCAAAGAGTTAAATGAAAAAGGTCAACCAGTACTTGTTGGTACGATTACAGTTGAATCATCTAACTTATTATCTGCCGAACTAGAAAAGGCAGGAATTAAGCATAATGTTCTAAATGCAAAACAGCACGGAAAAGAAGCCGGTATTATTGAAAATGCAGGTGTTAAAGGTACTGTTACAATTGCAACAAATATGGCCGGTCGTGGTACTGACATCAAAATTAATGATGAAGTAAAATCACTTGGTGGTCTCTATATTCTTTGTACTGAAAGACACGAGTCTCGCCGAATTGATAATCAGCTTCGTGGTCGTTCTGGTCGTCAAGGAGACCCTGGACATTCTAAATTCTTCTTATCACTAGAAGATGATCTAATGAGAATCTTTGGTAGTGATCGTATTGCAAAAGTGATGAACACTCTTGGAATGGAAGAAGATGAGCCAATCGAGCACAGCATGATCACAAATGCTATTGCCAAGGCCCAAAAGAAAGTAGAAACACATAACTTTGAAATAAGAAAGCACCTTCTTGATTTTGATAATGTTATGAATGAGCAACGTCGAGTTATATATCGTATTCGTCGTGACATTCTCTCAGACAATGACAATCGCGGCTTTGTAGATGAAATGACAGAAGATGTGGCAGATGACCTATTTAATACTTATCGCCCACAAAAGAAAGTTCCTCTAGAAGATCTTCCTTGGGAAGATATGAAAAGTGGTTTTAGCACGACATTTAATACTGACTACGAAGTATCAGCTGTTGAATGTTCAAATAAGTTCTCAGGGGACGTAAGTAAGTACTTTGAGGAGACGGCAAAAGAAATCTTAAAAAGTAAACTTGCGGGATATGATGAACAACAAGTGACACTTGCTCTTAGAGAGATTCTTCTTTCAACTTTTGATCAACACTGGAAAGATCACTTAAGAAATATGGACCATCTAAAAGAAGGTATCAATCTTAAGGCATACGCTCAAAAAGATCCTTTAAATGAGTACAAGCGTGAAGCTTTTGGTCTTTTTGAACAAATGCGTATCGAAGTAAAAAAGAGTGTTGTTAGAAATATGTTCACTGTTAAGCTTTATACTCAAGAAGAGATTGAAGTACTAAGACGCGAGCAAGAAGAAGAATTACAAAGACAACTTGATGCTCTAAAGGCCAAGAGAATAGCAGAGGAAGAAGGTCGCGAAGAACCGAAACAGCAAGCTCCACGCTCACGTGGACAAGTTAAAGTAGGTCGAAACGATCCTTGCCCATGTGGTTCTGGTAAGAAGTATAAGCACTGTCACGGCTCATAG
- a CDS encoding Stp1/IreP family PP2C-type Ser/Thr phosphatase produces MNTICAGVSDIGRKRETNQDSIYISNNTKLYIVADGMGGHSGGELASTMAIKYLAEKVKDKINSQPQEELGQVLQESVLYANNKIKAYADSEPALKGMGTTVVSLLFDDESAKIANVGDSRAYVISNGQIFQLTKDHSVIQEKINYGIYTRDQAAKDPNKNYLSRTVGFEEDIEVDIYDYRPQKGDIFLLCSDGLHGKLSDEDILFIIKDMIDNTDDVTHQKLHDCVQTLIRQANEHGGQDNISIILTVVN; encoded by the coding sequence ATGAATACGATCTGTGCTGGCGTTTCAGATATTGGGCGCAAGAGAGAGACAAATCAAGATTCTATTTACATTAGCAATAACACAAAACTTTATATTGTTGCTGATGGCATGGGTGGACACTCAGGTGGAGAACTCGCTTCAACAATGGCCATCAAATACCTTGCAGAAAAAGTCAAAGATAAAATCAACTCCCAACCACAAGAAGAATTAGGTCAAGTTCTTCAAGAATCTGTTCTATATGCCAATAATAAGATAAAAGCATATGCCGATAGTGAACCTGCTCTTAAAGGAATGGGAACAACTGTTGTCAGCCTTCTCTTTGATGACGAAAGTGCAAAGATTGCAAATGTTGGTGACTCAAGAGCTTACGTCATTTCAAATGGACAGATTTTTCAATTAACAAAAGATCATTCCGTAATACAAGAAAAGATTAACTACGGAATCTATACACGTGACCAAGCAGCAAAAGATCCAAATAAAAACTACCTATCACGTACGGTGGGCTTTGAAGAAGATATTGAAGTTGATATTTATGATTACCGACCGCAAAAGGGTGATATCTTTCTTCTGTGCTCAGATGGCCTCCACGGTAAATTAAGTGACGAGGATATTCTTTTTATTATCAAAGATATGATTGACAACACCGATGACGTAACTCATCAAAAACTTCATGACTGTGTGCAAACTTTAATTCGCCAGGCCAACGAACACGGTGGACAAGACAATATATCGATAATTCTTACGGTAGTTAATTAA
- a CDS encoding M23 family metallopeptidase — translation MSRFYTIMVIPEKEKGVKSFRIPKVIFNSAIFLVVIIIAVIGILTFDYVKILKQVYENRHLSIENRQLKEQIQLFNMKLNTLTDDIERIQKIESKLRVISGFKEFDLTKPLMKDDREPSEGHSGSHDHSSGRNPQSVLVPEKDRELLNKVKSELSVLKTNQEFSDINDLYERKIATNFGLTSGYSFTKEWSSLIKQSFKLAENFAYFDYRYSILRKISGDLEIRVNELDQYLLDRESFLKSTPTLLPARGWITSYYGPRMSHYSKRVKMHEGLDVGGPIGTLILAPADGVVKTSKKNYGFGNHIEIDHGYGITTLYGHNSKNLVVKGQKVKRGDPIGRIGNSGLSTGPHLHYEIRVNGTPVDPLYYVLD, via the coding sequence TTGAGTCGCTTTTATACAATAATGGTTATTCCCGAGAAGGAAAAGGGAGTTAAGTCTTTTCGTATACCAAAAGTCATTTTTAACTCGGCCATTTTCTTAGTAGTAATTATTATCGCTGTTATCGGTATCCTAACGTTTGACTACGTTAAGATTTTAAAACAAGTTTACGAAAACCGTCACCTCAGTATTGAGAACCGTCAACTTAAAGAGCAAATCCAGCTCTTTAATATGAAACTGAATACATTAACTGATGATATTGAAAGAATTCAAAAAATTGAAAGTAAGCTGAGAGTCATCTCAGGCTTCAAGGAATTTGATCTAACAAAGCCATTGATGAAGGATGATCGCGAACCAAGTGAAGGTCATTCAGGAAGCCACGATCACTCTTCAGGTAGAAATCCACAATCGGTCCTTGTGCCAGAAAAGGACCGAGAGCTTTTAAATAAAGTTAAGTCGGAATTAAGCGTCTTAAAAACGAATCAGGAGTTCAGCGACATCAACGACCTCTATGAACGTAAGATTGCGACAAACTTTGGTCTTACCTCTGGTTACAGCTTCACAAAAGAATGGAGTAGTTTAATTAAACAAAGTTTTAAGTTAGCTGAAAACTTTGCGTACTTTGATTATCGTTATTCAATTTTACGTAAGATTTCAGGTGATTTAGAAATTCGTGTCAATGAACTAGACCAATATCTTTTAGACCGCGAATCATTTCTTAAATCTACACCTACACTATTACCTGCCAGAGGCTGGATCACTTCATACTACGGACCTCGTATGAGTCACTACTCAAAAAGAGTAAAGATGCACGAAGGTCTTGATGTCGGTGGGCCAATTGGTACTTTAATTCTTGCACCAGCTGATGGTGTTGTAAAAACATCCAAGAAAAACTACGGATTCGGAAATCATATAGAAATCGATCATGGATACGGTATAACTACACTTTACGGACATAATTCAAAAAACCTCGTCGTGAAAGGCCAAAAAGTAAAACGGGGGGATCCGATTGGAAGAATCGGAAACTCAGGTTTATCAACAGGTCCTCACCTCCATTACGAAATTCGTGTTAATGGCACGCCGGTGGACCCTTTGTATTATGTACTGGATTAA